The following are from one region of the Microbaculum marinisediminis genome:
- a CDS encoding MBL fold metallo-hydrolase codes for MKVTFLGTGAAFPDPIRGQSGILMSLNNGRHFLFDCGAGTTRQLVCAGVNPADVDLVCLTHLHHDHICDYPAFIITGWMFDRPGSSVLLGPKGVRHFSDHLFEGGAFKGDFDARSHYASRKANIDAIRPDIREMSPGIVYEDDDIRITADLVDHIPNDINECFGVRIEAEGKTVAFSGDTAPCESMVRLAEDADLLIHECTFPESFIEFRKRTGVGIHAHTGPTDLGKIAKRARVKSLVPTHFGHFDSTSPVLKHAARNHFPIDEMGPHLFDDMARDIRAEYDGPLTFARDLLRIDL; via the coding sequence GTGAAAGTCACTTTTCTTGGCACCGGTGCCGCATTTCCCGACCCGATACGGGGGCAGTCCGGCATCCTGATGTCGCTCAACAACGGTCGCCATTTCCTGTTCGACTGCGGCGCCGGGACCACGCGGCAACTCGTCTGCGCCGGCGTAAACCCGGCCGACGTGGATCTGGTCTGCCTCACCCACCTTCATCACGACCACATCTGCGACTATCCGGCTTTCATCATCACCGGATGGATGTTCGACCGGCCGGGCAGTTCCGTTCTGCTCGGTCCCAAGGGCGTACGTCACTTTTCGGATCACCTGTTCGAGGGCGGCGCATTCAAGGGGGATTTCGATGCCCGGTCCCACTATGCCAGCCGCAAGGCCAACATCGACGCGATCCGGCCGGACATCCGCGAGATGTCTCCCGGCATCGTCTACGAGGACGATGACATCAGGATCACGGCGGATCTGGTCGACCATATTCCAAACGACATCAACGAGTGCTTCGGGGTTCGCATCGAGGCCGAGGGCAAGACCGTTGCCTTCTCCGGCGACACCGCGCCGTGCGAGAGCATGGTTCGGCTCGCCGAAGACGCCGATCTGCTGATCCACGAATGCACGTTCCCCGAAAGCTTCATCGAGTTCCGGAAGCGCACCGGCGTCGGCATCCACGCCCACACCGGGCCGACGGACCTGGGCAAGATCGCTAAGCGCGCCCGCGTCAAGTCGCTGGTGCCGACCCACTTCGGGCATTTCGATTCGACGAGCCCGGTCCTCAAGCATGCCGCCCGCAACCATTTCCCGATCGACGAGATGGGCCCCCATCTGTTCGACGATATGGCCCGCGACATTCGTGCCGAGTACGACGGGCCGCTCACCTTCGCGCGCGATCTTCTGAGGATCGACCTATGA
- a CDS encoding FAD-dependent oxidoreductase — MTEKVCDVVVVGAGAAGMTAAATAAVHGLNVIVVEKTGFVGGNTSYSGGMVYIPNNDKMAEAGKPDDPARAMAYLDATVPTADGREARERFVRRGPEAVRFLEEKTAVRLKPVPFYPDYYPDLDGAGEGMRVLEPVAFDGSTLGDWFGRLRPPLPEFTILGGMMVAREDLPHFRKMWGSPRSFARVTRLVLEYALQRTRHHRGSRLVLGNALAGRLLKSLLDLGVETRTDCAVEEVLVEAGRATGLRVREGDASVTIRARKGVILSTGGFSQSVEKRTAWLPDLVSPDSPFAPGSTGDGLDLGVAAGGEVGTDNTNNAYWSPASVYTRADGRKVVYPHTVTDRGKPGSMVVNSAGRRFTNEAVSYHRFGEALLQGNVATGNLPAWIVCDSAFIWKYGLGAIIPFTRNLEPYRRAGYLKTADSLPALARTLGIDEAGFGATVERFNVDAARGRDTEFHRGEDVYSRYLGDADHGPNPCLAPLAKPPFYAIELTLSDLGTVAGLRTDEDCRVLARDGRPIPGLYAVGNDMQSIMRGRYPGPGITLGPALTFGYLAGLHVAEREGAA, encoded by the coding sequence ATGACCGAAAAGGTGTGCGACGTCGTTGTGGTCGGCGCGGGCGCCGCGGGAATGACCGCCGCCGCCACGGCCGCCGTCCATGGGCTGAACGTGATCGTGGTCGAGAAGACCGGCTTCGTCGGCGGCAACACCTCCTATTCCGGCGGCATGGTCTACATCCCCAACAACGACAAGATGGCCGAAGCCGGCAAGCCAGACGATCCCGCCCGCGCGATGGCCTATCTGGACGCGACCGTTCCGACGGCGGACGGGCGCGAGGCCCGGGAACGCTTTGTCAGACGCGGGCCCGAGGCGGTCCGGTTCCTGGAGGAGAAGACGGCGGTGCGGCTGAAGCCGGTGCCGTTCTATCCCGACTATTACCCGGATCTCGACGGGGCGGGCGAGGGGATGCGCGTGCTCGAACCCGTGGCCTTCGACGGATCGACGCTCGGCGACTGGTTCGGCAGGCTGCGTCCGCCATTGCCGGAATTCACCATCCTCGGCGGCATGATGGTCGCGCGCGAGGACCTGCCCCATTTTCGCAAGATGTGGGGCTCGCCCCGCTCGTTCGCGCGGGTGACGCGGCTGGTGCTCGAATACGCGCTCCAGCGCACCCGCCACCATCGCGGTTCGCGCCTGGTGCTGGGCAATGCGCTGGCCGGGCGGCTCCTGAAGTCGCTCCTCGACCTCGGGGTGGAGACGCGCACCGACTGCGCGGTCGAGGAGGTGCTGGTCGAGGCTGGGCGGGCCACCGGTCTGCGCGTGCGCGAGGGCGACGCAAGCGTCACCATCCGCGCGCGCAAGGGCGTGATCCTCTCCACCGGCGGGTTTTCCCAGAGCGTCGAGAAACGCACGGCGTGGCTGCCCGATCTGGTCAGTCCCGATAGTCCCTTCGCGCCCGGCAGCACCGGCGACGGGCTGGACCTCGGCGTTGCCGCAGGGGGCGAGGTCGGCACCGACAACACCAACAATGCCTACTGGTCGCCGGCCTCGGTCTATACCCGCGCGGACGGCCGCAAGGTGGTCTATCCCCACACCGTGACCGATCGGGGCAAGCCCGGCTCGATGGTCGTCAATTCCGCCGGCCGGCGCTTCACCAACGAGGCGGTTTCCTACCACCGTTTCGGCGAGGCGCTGTTGCAGGGCAACGTCGCGACCGGGAACCTTCCCGCCTGGATCGTCTGCGACAGTGCCTTCATCTGGAAATACGGGCTCGGCGCGATCATCCCCTTCACCCGCAACCTCGAGCCCTATCGGCGGGCCGGCTACCTGAAGACCGCAGACAGCCTGCCGGCGCTCGCCCGAACGCTCGGCATCGACGAGGCGGGCTTCGGCGCGACCGTGGAGCGGTTCAATGTCGATGCCGCTCGGGGCCGTGACACCGAGTTCCACCGTGGCGAGGACGTGTACTCCCGCTATCTCGGCGATGCCGATCACGGGCCGAACCCGTGCCTTGCGCCGCTGGCGAAGCCCCCCTTCTACGCCATCGAGCTGACGCTCAGCGATCTGGGCACCGTCGCGGGGCTGCGCACCGACGAGGACTGCCGCGTGCTCGCGCGCGATGGTCGGCCGATCCCCGGCCTCTACGCCGTGGGCAACGACATGCAGTCGATCATGCGCGGCCGCTATCCCGGTCCGGGCATCACGCTCGGCCCCGCGCTGACATTCGGCTATCTCGCCGGTCTGCATGTGGCGGAGCGGGAGGGCGCGGCGTGA
- a CDS encoding NAD-dependent epimerase/dehydratase family protein: MGKLLVTGGMGHVGYETVRQAAAAGIEVVAQYMTTFREADAEAAGPNVTWAQCDLSDPYELTVLAAAHDISGCIHTAAVPNDKLGYPRPLRTFQSNVVATELLLETARRLGWRRFLFVSTGSVFQSLPDAVTPVAEDTNPTPRSLYAATKRSAELMTAVYADTYGLSAATVRISWIFGPPLVPRAFDGPRGPIPEYLRRAMRGEAIRAPSGGDFAASFTFVPDCAAGLLTLWQAEALRHREYHLGSGRNHTTYEVAEAVRRAVPGVEIEVGPGSAPWTDTTVMRGPLDCSRMVEEFGFRPEHSLDEAVAAFADWMRANPDTWGDAA; encoded by the coding sequence ATGGGCAAGCTGCTTGTCACCGGGGGGATGGGCCATGTGGGCTATGAGACGGTCCGGCAGGCCGCGGCCGCCGGCATCGAGGTGGTGGCACAGTACATGACCACCTTCCGCGAGGCGGATGCCGAAGCCGCGGGACCGAACGTCACCTGGGCGCAGTGCGATCTGTCGGATCCATACGAGCTGACCGTTCTGGCGGCGGCGCATGACATCTCGGGCTGCATCCACACCGCCGCCGTTCCGAACGACAAGCTGGGATATCCGCGTCCCTTGCGCACCTTCCAGAGCAACGTCGTGGCCACCGAGCTCTTGCTCGAGACCGCCCGGCGGCTCGGTTGGCGGCGGTTCCTCTTCGTCTCCACCGGCTCGGTCTTCCAGTCCCTGCCCGACGCGGTGACGCCGGTTGCCGAGGACACGAACCCGACCCCGCGCTCGCTTTACGCGGCGACCAAGCGGTCGGCGGAGCTGATGACCGCGGTCTATGCCGATACCTACGGGCTGTCGGCGGCAACGGTACGGATTTCCTGGATCTTCGGGCCGCCGCTGGTGCCGCGGGCCTTCGACGGGCCGCGCGGGCCGATCCCCGAGTATCTGCGCCGGGCGATGCGGGGCGAGGCGATCCGGGCCCCCTCCGGCGGCGATTTCGCGGCGAGCTTCACCTTCGTGCCGGATTGCGCCGCCGGACTGCTCACGCTCTGGCAGGCCGAGGCGCTGCGGCACCGCGAGTATCACCTGGGGTCCGGTCGCAACCACACCACCTACGAGGTCGCCGAGGCGGTGCGCCGCGCCGTGCCCGGTGTCGAGATCGAGGTCGGACCCGGCAGCGCCCCCTGGACCGACACGACCGTGATGCGGGGACCGCTCGACTGCTCGCGGATGGTCGAGGAGTTCGGCTTCCGTCCAGAGCATTCGCTCGACGAGGCCGTCGCTGCCTTCGCCGACTGGATGCGTGCCAATCCCGATACCTGGGGAGACGCCGCATGA
- a CDS encoding acetyl-CoA carboxylase biotin carboxylase subunit, whose product MPESKRLRRVLIANRGEIAVRLVRGCAEVGAESVAVVSEADRESMVARLATRTVCIGPSPARDSYLRPDLIVHAALATGCDAIHPGYGFLSEQPSLAELCDENGLVFVGPTAETIRMLGNKLEARRLAERADVPLLPGSARVSDAEEAARFAAEMGYPILVKAAAGGGGRGMKVVHTPSELAGTLQTTASEARSAFGDATLYLERFIADARHIEVQVLGDGKGQVVHLGDRDCSLQRRHQKVIEEAPASDIPEDVRRDMHDAAVRIARQVNYASAGTVEFLFDRSANAFYFLEMNTRLQVEHPVTEMVTGIDLVAAQLRIAGGEPLSIPEDIGPNGHSIEARITAESPENAFRPSPGRIRRWQAPDMDGLRVDTYAEAGALIPPFYDSMVAKFIVHGPDRQTAIDKMRRALEAFEVEGISTNRAFLLRLLGEPAFAAMRHNTRSIDAFLAADAAAESNA is encoded by the coding sequence ATGCCTGAGTCAAAACGCTTGCGAAGGGTCCTGATCGCCAACCGCGGCGAAATCGCCGTCCGGCTTGTCCGTGGCTGTGCGGAGGTCGGAGCGGAGTCGGTCGCGGTCGTGTCCGAAGCCGACCGCGAGTCCATGGTTGCGCGGCTCGCCACGCGAACGGTCTGCATCGGCCCGAGCCCGGCACGCGACAGCTATCTGCGGCCCGACCTCATCGTCCATGCCGCGCTGGCGACGGGGTGCGATGCGATCCATCCCGGATACGGCTTCCTGTCGGAGCAGCCTTCGCTCGCGGAGCTCTGCGACGAGAACGGGCTCGTCTTCGTGGGCCCCACTGCCGAAACCATTCGCATGCTCGGCAACAAGCTCGAAGCACGCAGGCTGGCGGAGCGCGCGGATGTGCCGCTGCTGCCCGGCTCCGCCCGGGTATCCGACGCGGAGGAGGCCGCGCGCTTTGCCGCGGAAATGGGATACCCGATCCTTGTAAAGGCCGCGGCAGGTGGTGGCGGCCGCGGAATGAAGGTCGTCCATACTCCGTCCGAACTGGCCGGAACCCTGCAAACCACGGCTTCGGAAGCCCGCAGTGCCTTCGGCGACGCGACCCTGTACCTGGAGCGCTTCATTGCCGATGCCCGGCATATCGAGGTGCAGGTGCTGGGTGACGGCAAGGGCCAGGTCGTGCATCTGGGCGACCGCGACTGTTCCCTCCAGCGCCGCCACCAGAAGGTGATCGAAGAGGCGCCGGCCTCCGATATTCCCGAGGACGTGCGCCGCGACATGCACGACGCGGCGGTGCGGATCGCCCGGCAGGTGAACTACGCCAGCGCCGGCACGGTCGAATTCCTGTTCGACCGGTCGGCGAATGCCTTCTACTTCTTGGAAATGAACACCCGTTTGCAGGTCGAGCATCCGGTCACCGAAATGGTCACCGGCATCGACCTGGTCGCCGCGCAACTGAGGATCGCCGGTGGTGAGCCCCTGAGCATTCCGGAAGACATCGGGCCGAACGGTCATTCCATCGAGGCGCGCATCACCGCGGAATCGCCCGAGAACGCGTTTCGGCCGTCGCCGGGCCGGATCCGCCGGTGGCAGGCACCGGACATGGACGGCCTGCGCGTCGATACCTATGCCGAAGCCGGCGCGCTGATCCCCCCGTTCTACGACTCGATGGTCGCCAAGTTCATCGTCCACGGGCCGGATCGCCAGACCGCGATAGACAAGATGCGCCGTGCGCTGGAGGCGTTCGAGGTCGAGGGAATCTCGACAAATCGCGCCTTTCTTCTAAGACTGCTCGGCGAACCCGCGTTCGCCGCCATGCGCCACAACACCCGCAGCATCGACGCGTTCCTCGCCGCCGATGCTGCGGCCGAAAGCAATGCCTGA
- a CDS encoding TRAP transporter large permease — MIESLIGFGALFVVVFLGVPLGFALLLVGLIGFAALRGIGPALAMSGQQIVDFSTNYGFSVLPLFILMGTFIHRAQLSEDLYDAAHVFLGRRRGGLAMATIAACGAFAAVSGSSLATAATMSKVAVPPMRRYGYDDRLATGSVAAGGTLGILIPPSVPLVIYGILTETDIGKLFIAGVLPGLLLILAYFAAIWLTVLFRPAMGPRAESADMAERLQALKRVWAVLALFVLVLGGIYLGVFTPTEAAGIGATGALLFAIARRRLNWSEFIGAMVEAAVMTGMIFLVVFGAMVFANFINLAGLTRAIVAHLQGESMSATTVVIMICVVYLVLGCVFDSMAMLLLTVPVFAAVLQPLGVDLIWFGIVTIVAIEIGLITPPIGMNVFIVRTVVTDVKAKQIFVGVAPFVVASLVALATLIYWPSITLTLPGLM, encoded by the coding sequence ATGATCGAGTCGCTGATCGGATTCGGCGCGCTTTTTGTCGTCGTCTTCCTGGGCGTCCCTCTGGGCTTCGCACTGCTGCTCGTCGGGTTGATCGGCTTCGCCGCGCTACGCGGCATCGGCCCGGCGCTCGCGATGTCGGGCCAGCAGATCGTCGATTTCAGCACCAACTACGGGTTCTCGGTGCTGCCGCTCTTCATTCTGATGGGAACCTTCATTCACCGCGCCCAGCTCTCCGAGGACCTGTACGACGCCGCGCACGTCTTTCTCGGCAGGCGGCGCGGCGGTCTGGCGATGGCGACGATCGCGGCGTGCGGTGCGTTTGCCGCCGTTTCGGGGTCGTCCCTGGCGACGGCCGCGACCATGAGCAAGGTCGCCGTCCCGCCGATGCGCCGCTACGGCTATGACGACCGTCTTGCGACCGGGTCGGTGGCGGCCGGCGGGACGTTGGGCATCCTGATCCCGCCTTCAGTTCCGCTGGTGATCTACGGCATCCTGACCGAAACGGACATCGGAAAGCTGTTCATCGCCGGTGTGCTGCCCGGGCTGCTTCTCATCCTGGCGTATTTCGCAGCGATCTGGCTGACCGTCCTGTTCCGCCCGGCAATGGGCCCGCGGGCTGAATCCGCGGATATGGCTGAGCGGCTTCAGGCGCTGAAGCGCGTGTGGGCCGTGCTGGCCCTGTTCGTTCTGGTGCTCGGCGGGATCTATCTGGGCGTCTTCACCCCGACGGAAGCGGCGGGCATCGGTGCGACCGGCGCGCTCCTGTTCGCCATAGCGCGAAGGCGGCTGAACTGGAGCGAGTTCATCGGCGCGATGGTCGAAGCGGCGGTAATGACGGGAATGATCTTCCTCGTCGTGTTCGGCGCCATGGTCTTCGCCAACTTCATCAACCTTGCAGGGCTCACCCGGGCTATCGTCGCCCACCTGCAGGGAGAGAGCATGTCCGCGACCACCGTCGTCATCATGATCTGTGTCGTCTATCTCGTTCTAGGCTGCGTGTTCGACAGCATGGCCATGCTGCTTCTGACCGTCCCCGTCTTCGCCGCCGTACTGCAGCCACTCGGCGTCGACCTGATCTGGTTCGGCATCGTCACGATCGTGGCAATCGAAATCGGCCTGATCACGCCGCCGATCGGCATGAACGTCTTTATCGTTCGAACGGTGGTTACCGACGTGAAGGCCAAACAGATCTTCGTCGGCGTCGCCCCCTTCGTTGTCGCGAGTCTGGTTGCACTCGCAACGCTCATTTACTGGCCTTCGATTACATTGACCCTGCCGGGTCTAATGTAG
- a CDS encoding cupin domain-containing protein → MTDSAKALVGHVRAADLDWQDMGDGTRRKILGYEPQMLMMRNAFETGVQGPLHSHPHVQSSYIVSGQFEVTIGAVTERLGPGDGFLVPSGVEHGTRCLEAGEVIEIFTPIRDEFV, encoded by the coding sequence ATGACCGATTCCGCAAAGGCCCTAGTCGGCCATGTCCGCGCCGCGGATCTGGACTGGCAGGATATGGGCGACGGCACGCGGCGCAAGATCCTCGGCTACGAGCCGCAGATGCTGATGATGCGCAACGCCTTCGAGACGGGCGTGCAGGGCCCGCTCCACAGTCACCCGCATGTCCAGTCGAGCTACATCGTCAGCGGACAGTTCGAGGTCACGATCGGCGCCGTCACCGAACGGCTAGGCCCCGGCGACGGTTTCCTCGTTCCCTCGGGCGTCGAACACGGGACGCGATGCCTGGAGGCCGGCGAGGTGATCGAGATCTTCACGCCGATCCGCGACGAGTTCGTGTAA
- a CDS encoding NAD-dependent epimerase/dehydratase family protein, which produces MRRVVVTGASGLLGGYVARAVSDDAEVIGLDARPPAVPGDIAHVTASILDPDALEAAFAGADAVIHIAAAANIGSGTPGQIIDLNVKGSWCVLEAARRANVRRVVLCSSDSVMGNTVWKDHFWCPQALPVNEAHPVRPADPYALSKLLAEEAGRSFARRGLEIIALRPVFILFPSMMGEVLARHADPDGYVGPCAGGHAPAGGGPCWHHVDPRDVAEAFRLALRVDWRGYEAFYLAAPSTLHPLPTLDRIAQAFGGLPERIDSDVYAANPHAPMFDTRAARRRLGWRARHDLRADVLGAVPTEDRRSG; this is translated from the coding sequence GTGAGACGCGTCGTCGTTACCGGCGCCTCGGGATTGCTTGGCGGCTATGTCGCGCGTGCCGTCTCCGATGACGCCGAGGTGATCGGCCTCGATGCTCGCCCGCCCGCCGTGCCGGGCGACATCGCACATGTCACCGCCTCGATCCTCGACCCGGACGCCCTCGAGGCGGCCTTCGCCGGGGCCGATGCCGTCATCCATATCGCGGCGGCCGCCAATATCGGCAGCGGGACGCCCGGACAGATCATCGACCTGAACGTCAAGGGCAGCTGGTGCGTGCTGGAAGCCGCGCGCCGTGCGAACGTCCGGCGCGTGGTGCTGTGCTCCTCCGACAGCGTGATGGGCAACACCGTCTGGAAGGACCATTTCTGGTGCCCGCAGGCACTTCCCGTGAACGAAGCCCATCCCGTTCGCCCCGCCGATCCCTACGCGCTCTCGAAACTTCTCGCCGAGGAGGCCGGGCGGAGCTTTGCCCGCCGCGGGCTCGAGATCATCGCGTTGCGGCCGGTCTTCATCCTGTTCCCCTCGATGATGGGCGAAGTGCTGGCGCGCCACGCCGATCCGGACGGCTATGTGGGGCCGTGCGCCGGCGGACATGCGCCCGCGGGCGGCGGGCCTTGCTGGCACCATGTCGATCCGCGCGACGTGGCCGAGGCGTTCCGGCTCGCCCTCCGCGTCGACTGGCGAGGATACGAGGCGTTCTATCTCGCCGCGCCCTCCACGCTGCACCCGCTGCCGACGCTGGACCGGATTGCGCAGGCCTTCGGGGGGCTGCCCGAACGGATCGACAGCGACGTCTACGCCGCGAACCCGCATGCGCCGATGTTCGACACGCGCGCCGCTCGGCGCCGTCTCGGCTGGCGCGCCCGGCACGATCTGCGTGCCGACGTTTTGGGAGCGGTGCCAACCGAAGATAGGAGATCCGGATGA
- a CDS encoding acetyl-CoA carboxylase biotin carboxyl carrier protein, whose product MTGVRDNGTGGSDLTKSEVDQILRLIDNAPFDVIEIGWKGLTLHLSRGETAAKRQSMPAPAGQPTSVAPEPAAPAAPDIAANAAADPAPVSDTRQDRPAPDNAVPADCTAIAAPTMGTFYRSPEPGADPFVDVGGHVDAGETLALIEVMKVFSSISAECSGVVREIRAQDGDLVEYGQTIFVIEADA is encoded by the coding sequence ATGACCGGGGTCAGGGACAACGGGACCGGCGGATCCGACCTCACGAAGAGCGAGGTCGACCAGATCCTGCGGCTGATCGACAACGCGCCGTTCGACGTGATCGAAATCGGATGGAAGGGCCTGACGCTGCATCTGAGCCGCGGCGAAACGGCTGCGAAGCGGCAGAGCATGCCCGCGCCCGCCGGGCAACCGACGAGCGTGGCGCCCGAGCCGGCCGCGCCGGCGGCTCCAGATATTGCCGCGAATGCGGCTGCCGATCCCGCGCCGGTATCCGACACGCGCCAGGACCGGCCGGCGCCCGACAACGCCGTGCCGGCCGATTGCACGGCCATCGCCGCGCCGACGATGGGCACCTTCTACCGCTCCCCCGAGCCCGGCGCCGACCCCTTTGTGGACGTCGGCGGGCATGTCGACGCGGGCGAAACGCTGGCACTCATCGAGGTGATGAAGGTCTTCAGTTCCATCAGCGCCGAATGCTCCGGCGTGGTGCGGGAGATCCGCGCACAGGATGGCGACCTCGTGGAATACGGCCAGACCATTTTCGTGATCGAGGCCGATGCCTGA
- a CDS encoding TRAP transporter small permease, whose amino-acid sequence MTESASDKTTAPGIPLWIERLLSGAVAIIIFAMMSLTFVDVFFRYFFNAPIPGSFEIVQFLLALLIFSALPLVSGAGGHITVDLFEHMIRGRAGRVRRIGVDIVNICGVALIGYLMWRQAQTFARYEKVTGYLELPLAALAYGLTALAVVLLFVHLSLFWHRLHATENGA is encoded by the coding sequence ATGACAGAATCCGCCTCAGACAAAACAACGGCGCCGGGCATTCCGCTCTGGATCGAGCGTCTGCTGTCCGGCGCCGTGGCGATCATAATCTTCGCCATGATGAGCCTGACCTTCGTCGACGTGTTCTTCCGCTACTTCTTCAACGCGCCGATTCCCGGCTCGTTCGAGATCGTGCAATTCCTGCTGGCGCTGCTCATCTTCTCGGCGCTGCCACTCGTCAGCGGCGCGGGCGGACACATTACGGTCGACCTGTTCGAGCACATGATCCGCGGCCGTGCCGGCCGTGTACGCCGCATCGGGGTCGACATCGTCAATATCTGCGGCGTCGCCCTGATCGGCTATCTGATGTGGCGACAGGCGCAGACCTTTGCCCGCTACGAGAAAGTCACGGGCTATCTCGAATTGCCCCTCGCAGCGCTCGCCTATGGGCTGACGGCTTTGGCCGTCGTGCTGTTGTTCGTCCACCTTTCATTGTTCTGGCACCGTCTGCACGCAACGGAGAACGGCGCATGA
- a CDS encoding IclR family transcriptional regulator, with amino-acid sequence MSTIDKAMAVLSAFTIDTPELGVTEISRALDLNKVVVHRLLRELEANGMIEQDPDSKRYRLGYEVLKLATRKLSSANLLRTAIPHLDALREETGESVHLSIKRGEAILRLYIVQTRHFLRYSADVGDESPIHCTAAGKILLAYSNPDTWRELIARSIARFGERVPTDIDALCDELESLRSGKVAVDDEVFQSHLRAFACPVFDSHGRVTAAVSCGGISERVPRKRFPAMIAAIENSCATISRELGLCKPD; translated from the coding sequence ATGAGCACAATCGACAAAGCCATGGCCGTGCTGTCCGCCTTCACCATCGACACGCCGGAGCTTGGCGTGACGGAGATTTCGCGGGCGCTCGATCTCAACAAGGTCGTGGTGCACCGGCTGCTGCGGGAGCTGGAGGCAAACGGGATGATCGAGCAGGATCCCGACAGCAAGCGCTACCGGCTCGGCTACGAAGTGCTCAAGCTGGCGACCCGCAAGTTGTCGAGCGCCAACCTGCTGCGGACCGCGATCCCCCATCTCGACGCGCTGCGTGAGGAAACCGGTGAGTCGGTTCACCTGTCGATCAAGCGAGGCGAGGCGATACTGCGTCTCTACATCGTGCAGACGCGGCATTTCCTGCGCTACTCGGCCGATGTCGGCGACGAGAGCCCGATCCATTGCACCGCGGCCGGCAAGATCCTGCTCGCGTATTCCAATCCCGACACCTGGCGCGAGCTAATCGCGCGCTCGATCGCCCGGTTCGGCGAGCGGGTCCCGACGGATATCGACGCGCTCTGCGACGAGCTCGAATCCCTGCGTTCCGGGAAGGTCGCGGTGGATGACGAGGTCTTCCAGTCCCATTTGCGCGCCTTCGCGTGCCCTGTCTTCGACTCCCATGGGCGGGTCACCGCAGCCGTGTCCTGCGGCGGCATTTCCGAGCGCGTACCGCGCAAGCGGTTCCCGGCGATGATCGCGGCGATAGAGAACTCCTGCGCCACGATCTCCCGGGAACTCGGCCTGTGCAAACCCGACTGA
- the dctP gene encoding TRAP transporter substrate-binding protein DctP — MIFNNFVPTGSVYYTHGILPFKEAVEAGTEGRVKIEITTATLAPPGGQFEMVQSGIADLAIFSPSFLGNKILLPNVASLPFSGVSAEAGSVALWRTYDKYFRDANEFAGVKLLGLMRFRSKVLFTSDREVTSLPDIAGLKVQVVPGAGAEVLKVLGATPIPHPQVQAHELLNSGVIDGTLTEFLAVVGFKADGEVEHILEFPDGIVASVLSLLINEDRFAELSPEDQQVVLDAAGETFARTLGSELDALTPALRDKMVEQGKTLNEAGSEFLAPVRDGLVELETNWIAEADGRGVDGRAARDYYLEQYQAVASQ, encoded by the coding sequence TTGATATTCAATAACTTCGTTCCAACCGGCAGCGTCTACTACACGCACGGAATCCTGCCCTTCAAAGAGGCGGTCGAGGCGGGGACCGAAGGCCGGGTCAAGATCGAGATCACGACGGCCACGCTCGCGCCGCCCGGTGGGCAGTTCGAAATGGTGCAGAGCGGCATCGCCGATCTGGCGATCTTTTCGCCGTCATTCCTCGGCAACAAGATCCTGCTGCCCAACGTGGCGTCGCTGCCGTTTTCCGGGGTAAGCGCCGAGGCCGGTTCGGTCGCCCTGTGGCGGACCTATGACAAGTACTTTCGCGACGCCAATGAGTTTGCCGGGGTCAAGCTGCTTGGGCTGATGCGCTTTCGCTCCAAGGTCCTGTTCACAAGCGACCGCGAGGTCACGTCGCTTCCCGATATCGCCGGCCTGAAGGTGCAGGTCGTCCCGGGTGCCGGCGCCGAGGTGCTGAAGGTTCTGGGCGCGACGCCGATACCGCATCCCCAGGTTCAGGCGCACGAACTGCTCAACAGTGGCGTCATCGACGGGACATTGACCGAATTTCTCGCGGTCGTCGGGTTCAAGGCCGACGGCGAGGTCGAGCATATCCTCGAGTTTCCCGACGGCATCGTCGCCTCCGTCCTGTCTCTTCTGATCAACGAGGACCGGTTCGCCGAACTGTCGCCCGAGGACCAGCAGGTTGTTCTCGATGCCGCGGGCGAAACGTTCGCGCGCACGCTCGGCAGCGAACTGGACGCGCTGACCCCGGCGTTGCGGGACAAGATGGTGGAGCAGGGAAAGACCCTGAACGAGGCCGGCTCGGAGTTCCTCGCGCCCGTTCGTGACGGCCTTGTCGAACTCGAGACGAACTGGATCGCTGAGGCCGACGGCCGCGGCGTCGATGGCAGGGCGGCACGGGACTACTACCTCGAGCAGTACCAGGCTGTGGCTTCGCAGTAG